A genomic segment from Arcobacter sp. CECT 8986 encodes:
- the hypF gene encoding carbamoyltransferase HypF has translation MVIGKLVKVKGIVQGVGFRPYVFNLCDNYKLRGWVNNDDEGVNIVLEGDEVTINEFIKELEEFPPPLAKIDSVEIFSKELEYFQDFKILESENHSNKSTIISPDIAICQDCIDDINDENNFRHNYALTNCTNCGPRYSIIKTVPYDRVNTSMSNFELCSSCYEEYINPKNRRYHAQPVCCEKCGPKIELYNNFNKKLCDGVSAIDKLASLINNGEIVAIKGIGGFHLVCDATIDDAVNNLRKRKNRPTKPYAVMFKDINQINEVATLTQKEEEIISSKEKPITLVKKKQQSKLSSFVAPNTDRLGCFLPYTPLHILLFKKLNNPIIATSANLKDEPIIRHKDELIVKLGDVADFVLDFNREIINAVDDSVVQVVNDDIFKFRNARGYSPSVIKLKNKQSKKILALGANQKSTISIAFGDNIIVSPHIGDLNSIDSIEYFMRTVKTFKRFYDFEADIIVCDKHPSYESTKWANQLKNKQVVKIQHHYAHILSAMAEYKLERDVLGISFDGTGYGDDGNIWGGEVFVASKKEYKRVKHFKYFKLLGGEKAVKEPKRVALSLLFDTFTLEELEQKHLSTLNQFSLQELKMLNTMWEKGLNAPQTSSVGRIFDAIASLANILHIQTYEGETGLLIEQYYSENITQIFDYVIDDYIIDIRPMIKAIVEDEYDKKTICSKFINTMAKIIMDISDEYDDLDVVLSGGVFQNKTLLEKVIKNLKQKNKEVFYSKIVPVNDGGISVGQIYSQVE, from the coding sequence ATGGTAATTGGAAAGTTAGTAAAAGTTAAAGGTATAGTTCAAGGAGTAGGATTTAGACCTTATGTATTTAACCTATGTGATAATTATAAATTAAGAGGTTGGGTTAATAATGATGATGAAGGTGTAAATATTGTCTTAGAAGGTGACGAAGTTACTATAAATGAGTTTATAAAAGAGCTCGAAGAGTTTCCTCCTCCTTTAGCTAAAATTGATTCAGTTGAAATATTTTCAAAAGAGCTTGAATATTTTCAAGATTTTAAAATATTAGAAAGTGAAAATCACTCAAATAAATCTACAATAATTTCTCCAGATATTGCAATTTGTCAAGATTGTATAGATGATATAAATGATGAAAATAATTTTAGACATAATTATGCATTAACAAATTGTACAAATTGTGGGCCAAGATACTCAATTATTAAAACAGTTCCATATGACAGAGTAAATACTTCAATGTCAAATTTTGAATTATGCAGTAGTTGCTATGAAGAGTACATAAATCCTAAAAATAGAAGATATCACGCGCAACCTGTATGTTGTGAAAAATGTGGGCCTAAAATAGAGCTATATAATAATTTTAATAAAAAATTATGTGATGGTGTTAGTGCAATTGATAAATTAGCCTCTTTGATAAACAATGGAGAAATAGTAGCAATAAAAGGAATAGGTGGATTTCATTTAGTTTGTGATGCAACTATTGATGATGCTGTTAATAATTTAAGAAAAAGAAAAAACAGACCTACTAAACCTTATGCAGTTATGTTTAAAGATATAAATCAAATAAATGAAGTTGCTACTTTAACACAAAAAGAAGAAGAAATAATCTCTTCAAAAGAGAAACCAATTACTTTAGTTAAGAAAAAACAACAATCAAAACTTAGCTCTTTTGTTGCTCCAAATACTGATAGATTAGGTTGTTTTTTACCTTATACTCCACTACATATTCTTCTATTTAAAAAATTAAATAATCCAATTATTGCAACAAGTGCAAATTTAAAAGATGAGCCAATTATTAGACATAAAGATGAGTTAATTGTAAAACTTGGTGATGTGGCAGATTTTGTATTAGATTTTAATAGAGAGATTATAAATGCTGTTGATGATAGTGTTGTTCAAGTGGTAAATGATGATATTTTTAAATTTAGAAATGCAAGGGGTTATTCACCAAGCGTTATAAAACTAAAAAATAAGCAAAGTAAAAAAATATTAGCACTTGGCGCAAATCAAAAATCAACTATAAGTATTGCATTTGGTGATAATATAATAGTATCACCTCATATTGGAGATTTAAACTCTATTGATTCAATTGAGTATTTTATGAGAACTGTAAAAACTTTCAAAAGGTTTTATGATTTTGAAGCAGATATTATTGTATGTGATAAGCATCCCTCATATGAAAGTACAAAATGGGCAAATCAATTAAAAAATAAGCAAGTTGTAAAAATCCAACACCATTATGCACATATCTTAAGCGCAATGGCAGAGTATAAATTAGAAAGAGATGTTTTAGGTATTTCATTTGATGGAACAGGTTATGGCGATGATGGTAATATTTGGGGTGGAGAAGTTTTTGTAGCTTCAAAAAAAGAGTATAAAAGAGTAAAACATTTTAAATATTTTAAACTTCTTGGTGGAGAAAAAGCTGTAAAAGAGCCAAAAAGAGTAGCATTATCTTTGCTTTTTGATACTTTTACTTTAGAAGAGTTAGAACAAAAACATTTATCAACTTTAAATCAATTTTCACTTCAAGAATTAAAAATGCTAAATACAATGTGGGAAAAAGGATTAAATGCACCACAAACAAGTTCAGTTGGAAGAATTTTTGATGCTATTGCTTCATTAGCTAATATTTTACATATTCAAACTTATGAGGGTGAAACTGGATTATTAATTGAGCAATATTATAGTGAAAATATAACACAAATATTTGATTATGTTATTGATGATTATATTATTGATATTAGACCAATGATAAAAGCAATTGTAGAAGATGAGTATGACAAAAAAACAATTTGTTCAAAATTTATAAATACAATGGCAAAAATAATTATGGATATTTCAGATGAATATGATGATTTAGATGTTGTTTTATCTGGTGGGGTATTTCAAAACAAAACATTATTAGAAAAAGTAATAAAAAATTTAAAACAAAAGAATAAGGAAGTTTTTTATTCAAAAATAGTTCCTGTTAATGATGGTGGAATTTCTGTTGGACAAATTTACTCTCAAGTAGAATAA
- a CDS encoding sodium-dependent transporter, whose translation MKTAKFSRLGFILAAVGSAVGLGNIWKFPYVTGEYGGGAFVLVYLVTALFVGIFVLIAELLIGKLGQSDAVSMFENLATKHKKAWKWAGFVIIVPLIILSYYSVVIGWIFHYIVMSFEKLPTTVKESTDNFMSLLTSDYQTQLFYHTIVFVLVTAIILKGIKNGIEKINKILMPLLGILLAVLFVYSINVDAFVDAAHFMFDPDFSKLSSTAVVVAIGQAFYTLSLGMGIIITYAASLPKQSNIVRSSLIIAIIDTIVAIVAGLIIFTLLFDKGAQSTKGAGLVFISLPSVFYEFGGAGQFLALLFFIAIAFAGITSAISMMEPAVLYLIQRFNMTRTKAAIICSIFFYLLGIVTLFSNITDYAPILKVGDKSFFDWVDFVCSTILVPFGGILVVIFVGYYMDKEKIKHELIPLMGKTFVSIWFFMIRYIIPFALMAVILNETGLFKF comes from the coding sequence ATGAAGACAGCAAAGTTCAGTAGATTAGGTTTTATTTTAGCGGCAGTTGGGTCTGCAGTTGGTTTAGGAAATATTTGGAAATTTCCTTATGTAACAGGTGAATACGGTGGTGGTGCATTTGTTCTTGTTTATTTAGTTACAGCATTATTTGTAGGTATATTTGTTCTTATTGCTGAGTTATTAATTGGTAAATTAGGTCAAAGTGATGCAGTTTCTATGTTTGAAAATCTTGCAACAAAGCATAAAAAAGCTTGGAAATGGGCAGGTTTTGTAATAATTGTTCCTCTAATTATTCTTTCATATTATTCAGTAGTAATTGGCTGGATTTTTCATTATATTGTGATGTCTTTTGAAAAGTTACCAACAACAGTAAAAGAATCTACAGATAATTTTATGAGTTTATTGACTTCTGATTATCAAACACAACTCTTTTATCATACAATAGTTTTTGTATTAGTTACAGCAATTATTTTAAAAGGTATTAAAAATGGAATTGAAAAAATAAATAAAATTTTAATGCCATTATTAGGTATTTTATTAGCAGTTTTATTTGTTTATTCTATTAATGTAGATGCATTTGTAGATGCAGCACATTTTATGTTTGATCCAGATTTTTCAAAACTTAGTTCAACAGCAGTAGTTGTAGCTATTGGACAAGCATTTTATACATTATCTTTAGGTATGGGTATTATTATTACATATGCTGCTTCTTTACCAAAACAATCAAATATTGTAAGGTCATCTTTAATTATTGCAATAATTGATACTATTGTTGCAATTGTAGCAGGACTTATTATTTTTACACTATTATTTGATAAAGGTGCGCAGTCAACAAAAGGTGCAGGGCTAGTATTTATCTCTTTACCATCAGTATTTTATGAGTTTGGTGGAGCTGGACAATTCTTAGCTTTATTATTCTTTATTGCTATTGCATTTGCAGGGATTACATCTGCAATTTCGATGATGGAACCAGCAGTATTATATCTAATTCAAAGATTTAATATGACAAGAACAAAAGCTGCAATTATTTGTAGTATTTTCTTCTATCTTTTAGGAATAGTAACACTATTTTCAAATATTACTGATTATGCTCCTATTCTAAAAGTAGGTGATAAAAGTTTCTTTGATTGGGTAGATTTTGTGTGTTCAACAATATTAGTTCCATTTGGTGGAATATTAGTTGTTATTTTTGTTGGATATTATATGGATAAAGAAAAAATTAAACATGAGCTTATTCCTTTAATGGGAAAAACTTTCGTATCAATTTGGTTTTTTATGATTAGATATATTATTCCATTTGCACTTATGGCAGTAATCTTAAACGAGACAGGTCTTTTTAAATTCTAA
- a CDS encoding DUF3817 domain-containing protein: protein MLNSFRFISAIEGVSYLVLLFIAMPIKYILGNPYVVKVVGMTHGVLFIIFAIALFSVLKKLNWDKGFAFQLFVLSLIPFGAFLIEKRVKLVEKKVRK, encoded by the coding sequence ATGTTAAATAGTTTTAGATTTATTTCTGCAATTGAGGGAGTTTCTTATTTAGTTCTTCTTTTTATTGCAATGCCAATAAAGTATATATTGGGAAATCCGTATGTAGTAAAAGTTGTAGGAATGACACATGGAGTTTTATTTATAATATTTGCAATAGCTTTGTTTTCTGTACTAAAAAAATTAAATTGGGATAAAGGATTTGCTTTTCAACTTTTTGTTTTATCTTTAATTCCATTTGGAGCATTTTTAATAGAAAAAAGAGTTAAATTAGTTGAAAAAAAAGTAAGAAAATAA
- a CDS encoding cache domain-containing protein, with translation MQFFKNMNIRAKILAIVITTVILISVIIALKSIYSINQLTQKNIEGYQEKAYIQKENELKSYVSMALKTVKSFYNMTSPQKVKSLVEKDLKSNTDFLFSIIQKEYAKYNGVISQSELKNRIKQTILNARFEDNGYFFVTDFDNNMVLHPIDKSLVGRNFTTVKDKNGVDFINKITKPIKAGESEGFVNYVWQKPGTKDIEQKISYGRLFKPFNWVIISGKYLDSLDKQMQQEALATLSNMRFGNNGYFWVNDTNYKLIMNPNNKKNIGKNLKENEDSNGKKYFQEFVNISKTKGEGLVKYYKNKPGQKVAKEKFSYVMYFEPWDWVIGTGTYIEDIEKNIETMAAHSESEISNVITQIIIISVVSVVLILLIITFLSNKILVEPIEDLKSGLLEFFKFINHESNDVKTLKVFFNDEIGQMSKMINENIKNSKRILEEDKAVITEVSDLVNHISSGELSGRIQSSSSNPSITQLIGVFNSMMEHLQAIVNHSLGVLKKYQQNDFRVETTMRCTGEICDLMNGINDLGHTISDMLVENKRNGLTLNNSAKILSANVDSLNNSSQESASSLEETAAALEQITGNIRENVEHVKTMSLYANELNESSKQGNDLATKTSASMDDIDNQVTAINEAITVIDQIAFQTNILSLNAAVEAATAGEAGKGFAVVAAEVRNLASRSADAAREIKDLVEHATVKANEGKAIADDMIKGYHSLNENINKTITLIEDVTVASKEQQVGIEQINDAINELDQQTQQNANVAMRTKDVSVQTAQISQRIVDNANDKEFVGKDEVKAINLD, from the coding sequence ATGCAGTTTTTTAAAAATATGAATATTAGAGCAAAAATTTTAGCAATAGTAATTACAACTGTAATATTGATTTCAGTTATTATTGCACTTAAATCAATTTATTCAATTAATCAACTGACACAAAAGAATATTGAGGGCTATCAAGAAAAAGCTTATATTCAAAAAGAGAACGAGTTAAAAAGTTATGTCTCTATGGCATTAAAAACAGTAAAGAGTTTTTACAATATGACTTCACCACAAAAAGTTAAGTCTTTAGTTGAAAAAGATTTAAAATCAAATACAGATTTTCTATTTTCAATAATCCAAAAAGAGTATGCAAAATACAATGGTGTGATAAGTCAAAGCGAATTAAAAAATAGAATTAAACAGACTATATTAAATGCAAGATTTGAAGATAATGGCTATTTCTTCGTAACTGATTTTGATAATAATATGGTTCTTCATCCAATTGATAAAAGTTTAGTTGGTAGAAACTTTACAACAGTTAAAGATAAAAATGGAGTAGATTTTATCAATAAAATTACAAAACCTATTAAAGCAGGGGAGAGTGAAGGTTTTGTAAATTATGTATGGCAAAAACCAGGTACTAAAGATATTGAACAAAAGATATCTTATGGTAGATTATTTAAGCCTTTTAATTGGGTAATTATTAGTGGAAAATATTTAGATAGTTTAGATAAACAGATGCAACAAGAGGCTCTTGCAACTTTATCAAATATGAGATTTGGAAATAATGGTTATTTTTGGGTAAATGATACAAATTATAAACTTATTATGAATCCAAATAATAAAAAGAATATTGGTAAAAATCTAAAAGAGAATGAAGATTCAAATGGTAAAAAATATTTCCAAGAGTTTGTAAATATTTCTAAAACAAAAGGCGAAGGTTTAGTAAAATATTATAAGAACAAACCAGGACAAAAAGTTGCAAAAGAGAAATTCTCTTATGTTATGTATTTTGAGCCTTGGGATTGGGTAATAGGAACTGGTACGTATATTGAAGATATTGAAAAAAATATTGAGACAATGGCAGCTCACTCAGAAAGTGAGATTAGTAATGTTATTACTCAAATTATAATAATCTCAGTAGTTTCAGTAGTTTTAATTTTATTAATTATTACATTTTTATCAAATAAAATTTTAGTTGAACCAATTGAGGATTTAAAATCTGGATTATTAGAATTCTTTAAATTTATAAATCATGAATCAAATGATGTAAAAACATTAAAAGTATTTTTTAATGATGAAATAGGTCAAATGTCAAAAATGATAAATGAGAATATAAAAAATAGTAAAAGAATTTTAGAAGAAGACAAAGCTGTAATAACTGAAGTTTCAGATTTAGTAAATCATATTAGTTCAGGTGAACTTTCAGGAAGAATACAAAGCAGTAGTTCAAATCCTTCTATTACACAGTTAATTGGAGTATTTAACAGTATGATGGAACATCTTCAAGCTATTGTAAATCATTCATTAGGCGTACTTAAAAAATACCAACAAAATGATTTTAGAGTTGAAACAACTATGAGATGTACAGGTGAGATTTGTGACTTGATGAATGGTATAAATGATTTAGGACACACAATTAGTGATATGTTAGTAGAAAATAAAAGAAATGGATTAACACTTAATAATTCAGCAAAAATATTATCTGCAAATGTTGATAGTTTAAATAACTCATCTCAAGAATCTGCTTCAAGTTTAGAAGAAACAGCAGCTGCATTGGAGCAAATTACAGGTAACATTAGAGAAAATGTAGAACATGTAAAAACTATGAGTTTATATGCAAATGAGTTAAATGAGTCTTCAAAACAAGGAAATGATTTAGCAACAAAAACTTCAGCTTCTATGGATGATATAGATAATCAAGTTACAGCTATTAATGAAGCAATTACAGTAATTGACCAAATTGCATTCCAAACAAATATTCTTTCACTAAATGCAGCTGTTGAAGCAGCAACAGCAGGTGAAGCTGGAAAAGGTTTTGCCGTAGTTGCAGCAGAAGTTAGAAATCTTGCAAGTAGAAGTGCAGATGCAGCAAGAGAGATTAAAGATTTAGTTGAGCATGCTACTGTTAAAGCAAATGAAGGTAAAGCAATAGCTGATGATATGATAAAAGGTTATCATTCATTAAATGAAAATATAAATAAAACAATCACATTGATTGAAGATGTAACTGTTGCAAGTAAAGAACAACAAGTTGGAATTGAGCAAATCAATGATGCTATTAATGAATTAGACCAACAAACACAACAAAATGCAAATGTAGCAATGAGAACAAAAGATGTT